The Strigops habroptila isolate Jane chromosome 13, bStrHab1.2.pri, whole genome shotgun sequence genome contains a region encoding:
- the SYS1 gene encoding protein SYS1 homolog, with protein sequence MAAQFRSYVWDPALIVAQMVLLQAGYYSSLGLWLALLGTLGRTGPSLHQVFSDEILGFSTPPGRLSMMAFVLNALTCALGLLYFIRRGKQCLDFTVTVHFFHLLGCWIYNSHFPSTLTWWLVHIVCTALMAAIGEYLCMRIELREIPLNSAPKSNV encoded by the exons atGGCGGCGCAGTTCCGCAGCTACGTGTGGGACCCGGCGCTGATCGTGGCGCagatggtgctgctgcaggcggGGTACTACAGCTCGCTCGGGCTCTGGCTCGCCCTCCTCGGCACCCTGGGCAGGACCGGGCCCTCCCTACACCAGGTCTTCAGCGACGAG ATTTTAGGCTTCTCAACCCCGCCGGGGAGGCTCTCCATGATGGCTTTCGTCCTCAATGCGCTCACCTG tgctCTGGGCTTGCTGTACTTCATCCGCCGAGGAAAGCAGTGCCTGGATTTCACAGTCACAGTTCACTTCTTCCACCTTCTGGGCTGCTGGATTTATAACTCGCACTTTCCCTCCACCCTGACGTGGTGGCTGGTGCACATCGTGTGCACCGCGCTGATGGCTGCCATCGGGGAGTACCTCTGCATGAGGATAGAACTCAGAGAAATCCCCCTCAATTCTGCCCCCAAATCCAATGTATAG